One part of the Phoenix dactylifera cultivar Barhee BC4 chromosome 4, palm_55x_up_171113_PBpolish2nd_filt_p, whole genome shotgun sequence genome encodes these proteins:
- the LOC120110385 gene encoding uncharacterized protein LOC120110385, whose protein sequence is MDAPTLSRTYYSTWDDGSGNLEVIMQSTPTSTDPQHIDHAQIMFHQHNRSILVGAPSDMENVVNLTSPIHETWLEGLQGLASFEQTMAGQAILAHIHSTPYLPEYLQNYYINAVLSEAQDSARIAASREHRAVRMVFHLNISVIMMFDDDYDSSAEDGEDAAAGYVEMDAAMGLGDAGVDAVTANVEEDASSEVEAMAGSDAAQPVDLEAVEVVGGLSPEAIANHLTVDNFMGADPETCAICLQNIAGGTPVGWLPCAHVYHPYCIADWLKRSGTCPICRLQLPDIGGN, encoded by the coding sequence ATGGATGCTCCAACCCTCTCAAGAACTTACTACTCTACGTGGGATGACGGTAGCGGCAACCTCGAGGTCATCATGCAGTCCACCCCAACCTCAACGGACCCCCAACACATCGACCATGCACAGATCATGTTCCACCAGCACAACCGCAGCATCCTAGTCGGCGCCCCTTCGGACATGGAGAACGTGGTGAACCTCACCTCACCAATCCATGAGACATGGCTTGAGGGCCTCCAAGGCTTGGCATCCTTCGAGCAAACGATGGCTGGCCAGGCCATCTTAGCTCACATTCACTCAACCCCCTACCTTCCCGAGTATCTTCAAAACTACTATATTAACGCCGTCTTGTCTGAAGCCCAAGATTCTGCCAGGATAGCAGCTTCCCGGGAGCATCGGGCGGTAAGGATGGTATTCCATCTGAATATCTCGGTCATCATGATGTTCGATGATGATTATGACAGCTCTGCCGAGGATGGGGAGGATGCGGCGGCCGGATATGTCGAAATGGATGCTGCGATGGGCTTGGGGGATGCCGGTGTGGATGCAGTTACGGCAAATGTCGAGGAGGATGCATCGTCTGAGGTTGAGGCAATGGCAGGGAGTGACGCTGCGCAGCCAGTGGATTTGGAGGCAGTAGAGGTTGTTGGGGGATTATCCCCTGAAGCTATTGCAAACCATCTGACTGTCGATAATTTCATGGGTGCAGATCCGGAAACATGTGCGATATGCCTCCAGAACATCGCGGGAGGAACCCCGGTAGGGTGGCTGCCTTGCGCCCATGTCTATCATCCATACTGCATTGCGGATTGGCTCAAGAGAAGTGGGACGTGCCCTATCTGCCGTCTCCAGTTGCCAGATATTGGTGGTAATTAG